Sequence from the Miscanthus floridulus cultivar M001 chromosome 16, ASM1932011v1, whole genome shotgun sequence genome:
TGCAGCCATCCACGATTGCTGGTACTGCTGCACAACCTGCTCCTGCTGCACCGGCCAGTAGCGCCACTGCCACCTGCTGGCCTGATCCCGACGTCGGCTGCCCTGGTGGCCGGCGTGGCTGCTGGTTCCGTGATATCCGCCACCTGTACCAGCGTCTTGGTCGGGTTCCTGTGGCGGCGGCGCAGCAAGGCAGGAGAGCACGACCACGACGACGtgttcgacgacgacgacgagcgtCTGGACGACGAGTCATTTGTGAATGGCACGGGGCCGAGGCGATTCCAGATTTCCGGTACAGCGAGCTGGCCGCCGCGACGAGCTTCTTCTCTGACAAGGAGAAGCTCGGCCAGGGGGGCTTCGGTTCCGTGTACCGAGGGTACCTCAAGGAAGTGGACCTCCACGTCGCCATAAAAAGAGTGTCCAAGAGCTCCAAGCAAGGGAGGAGAGAGTACGTCTCCGAGGTGAAGATCATAAACCGGCTCAGGCACCGCAACCTCGTGTAGGTGCAGCTCGTCGGCTGgtgccatggcggcggcgagctCTTGCTCGTGTACGAGCTCACATGCCAAACGGAAGCCTCGACTCCCATATCCACAGCCACGACAACGTGTTGTCGTGGCAACTCAGGTACACCTTGCAGAGCTAGCATCCTTCTCATCTTTAGATCTCATGCATCCTACTTCCTACGTGCTTCAGGGGCCACGACGGGCAGCAGCGACGGTACTGGCAGCGCAGGCACCACGCATTCAAGCATCGCAACCAGG
This genomic interval carries:
- the LOC136510460 gene encoding L-type lectin-domain containing receptor kinase IV.2-like, which gives rise to MAAAAPPLQPSTIAGTAAQPAPAAPASSATATCWPDPDVGCPGGRRGCWFRDIRHLYQRLGRVPVAAAQQGRRARPRRRVRRRRRASGRRVICEWHGAEAIPDFRYSELAAATSFFSDKEKLGQGGFGSVYRGYLKEVDLHVAIKRVSKSSKQGRREYVSEVKIINRLRHRNLV